The following is a genomic window from Pelodiscus sinensis isolate JC-2024 chromosome 12, ASM4963464v1, whole genome shotgun sequence.
CCAAGATCCAATAGCACTTCCTCCAGTCCGGGACCTGCTAACTCAGCCTTGGGACGAGGGGATCATGGTTCACCCAGATCTCCAGTCTCTCCACCTAatggcctggtttatccgtggttgaaccaacctgaaagggaatgttcccaggaggtcCAGATGGTGCTCCTCtgtagcaggaaaccctctactagacggtcgtacgctgccaagtggcggcgcttctcaTCTTGGGCatcccggagaggagtacacccGTCCTCGGCTCCTATTCCAGCTATTCTTGACTATCTTTTGCAGCTTCGGTCTAGTGGCCTGTCCTtttcttctatcaaagtccatgtggcatctctctccgccttccatgctGGTACGGCAGGAGTCTCCCTTTTTTCTAACCcagtggttaaaaggtttcttactggtttggaaaAGTTGTATCCCTCGGTGAGGGCCCCACTTCCCGCCTGGAACCTCAATGTTGTCCTCCACAGGCTTGTTacccccctttgaaccactggctctcgttgaaggttgctttcatcgtGGCCATTACATCGGCTCGAAGGGTGTTGGAACTAAGGGTGCTAACTGTAGacccgccctaccttgttttttcacatAGTAACGTCAGGCTAcggcctcatccagccttcctcccagaggtggtgtcaccgttcgaatggacatgagcaacacatctcgaagaacaacagttacaggtaagtaaccgttcttttcttctgggaggaagacaaacatggcacacactgCGCAGGTAACAGCAGACGTTATCACTATCCAGGCCTGAtgtcctggagaaaggatttaaaaagaaaggcaagagaacctcgcacccttccctctccccttccagactccctctctaaactccctgttagcagtcACCTGTTTGTAAGCTCCTTGGTAGCCTTAGCTCTCCATGATGGGGTGGCCAAAATAGGCAATGCTCTGTGGCAAACCTCTCTTTCATCTCCAAGTGGCAAAGCGCAAGTACTTTGTTCATGCCGAGGGACATGAGTATTTCTACTCCCACCTGCCCTAAATTGCCTGGTGGTGGAAACAGTGAACCTATATCAAGGGCACCCCTCCCAAAAACCCACTCAAAAACACTTCACTTATTTAGGTGTAAACTTAATTCACCCGTGAGCTCTAAATGGCAAATCAGCAGGCCTTCATAGTCTGCTATGCTGTGAACATCTTGGGTAGGCTATAACAAAGTATGAACCTTCTATCCCAGAGGATTTGAAGGAAGAGTTTAGGCTCTGGTGGAGGAAAGCATTACGGCAGCTAGGGTGGTGCTCCAGGCGGCTTTGGAGGCAGTGAACGCTGCAGCCGGTAGCATTGTGTCAGTAGTGTCCATGCAGAGTGTGTCCAAGTTGCTACTCTCCAGTCTTGGCCAAGGCATGGTGATCAATAAAGGACCTCTCCTTGGATGGTGCAGCTCTATTTGAGGAGCAAATCTAACTTAagactcctcctaaacagtaagagctaggaccggcaaatttggtatgcagcttcctcttacaagttaaagcaaagtaagaatttggttgtgccaggacaatgggatgtgcctggaatcacATTTTCTCCTTCAAGGGAAAGGGAGAGACAATTATACTTCAGAATGACCATGAGGGGTTCAGCAAGCATGGAGGGGACACTTATATTCCAAAATGATTATGGGGGCAGCAAGCATGCCAACTGGGGGAAGCAGAAACCAGCTGGACACCATATCCCCAACACTTGAACCAACCCTAGTTTGCAGCCACTGGTCAGGCAGCACCGCCTACCCTGCCTCATCCAGCCCTGTGAAGCAATGTCACTGGCCAGGGAGCATAATCCTTACTGAACACTCGTGCtttccaatcccctgctctgactcctgcatcccccaatTTCCCTGTCCCAAACAACCAGAGTAacaagtagtataagggccctaccatcaatcaaatgctagccccgcccccttgaccctggaagtcccgtctcccctgaccccggaagtcccatctcccctgtcaccggaagtcccacccctggagggtagtacacccaggtcaagagggacaggtgaccggaagtaaaggatgtcatgtgacccccgttatgcccgtcccctgtcaccggaagttcagcccttgggggtaatacatccggggtcaagaggggcaggtgaccagaAGTAAGGGgtatcatgtgacccctctaagaacacgctctgcctccctctaccaatcaggaagggtttttcccctgtaggaccgccccgcgatcCGCTTTGGCCAATCGGGGaggggcagttccgggaccggATGACCAGCCCAGaagcgggtcgtgtgacccctctaagaactagCCCCGcgtccctctaccaatcaggaagggtttttcccctgtaggtcCGCCCCGCGATCCGCTGTGACCAatcgggggggcagttctgggaccggttgaCCAGACTGGaagcgggtcgtgtgacccctctaagagcttcccgtgactccctctgccaatcagagcatagcacttccccataagttctagcgccacgcaaaagaggccatcttgttccaagagcgcgtgtttcacaGAGTGTGAAAACGCTAACATGGACTCCTTCACCACCCCCACCAGAAGTTTGGactttgttttggtgccaagaagcaagcgctacatcagcgacagttccgaggaggaaggagaagttgaagggggCCCTTTGGCCCAGCCACTGATGGATACACCAGTATCTGACGCTGAAACCCAACCGCTCATGAGGCAGCCCGACGAGCTAGatggcctggaggaggaaggtgcccatggctcccaggagtcggacaaggtgCATGGAAAAGAAGTCAAAGAGGTAAATGAAAGATcaaagttggggcatcatggggttaggaaaccaGGATTTTgtaaacctaaaaaaaaaaaaaaatgaccagagcgtcttacattatttctttctggcaatctctCGACAGCTTGACagtgcctttctagctgaccctcAGACCCAGGACAGTATTGCATCGGAcaaggaagacgaaccgggcccaccttgattttgctcaacaccgatacaaagcattgaagagaacgccaaggatgacggccatgaagaattcaggaggtggcttggcattgacctagttgagccagtgccacatcataagcgtaaaaaagttatgtgctctattgtacgcgttggtgtttataccgtccttagtctctgtcttagggaaaagctttttgaggactgtgagggttgtgtaatagatgcgccagcccagcggcaCCATGACTGtgtgacttggactccagaggatataaactgcaagctccggggcctatgtgctgaactgtgtttggaaagcttattaaatactgttattgccgtaggatATGCTATGCAATGTCTGTGCTTAACTCAAGAACACTTAGCACAAGGGGTGACTTTGGTAAATGCAGTGCAATTCAGTCAAGATCCTCACAGTGTTTTAAAGGCCATGACCAAGCCAAAAGACGCCTGCTTAGAGCGTTATATTGAACGTCTGGGGCGTACAAAAAGTTACAGAACCCTGCTTAAGAAAAAGACTATTTGTAAGATGTCTAAAAGGATGAAGTTAGAGAATGGTGAGGGGACACACATGAGATATAAAACTTGGTAGctgtaaatatattttgaaaagggGCTTTTGTGACTATCTTCTGTCAGAAGGTTTGTGTGATCCTTACATGAGTAAAAGTTTTGGTGGAACACATGGTTtgtatgttttttaaatacaatcatttaaaaaaataaagtttgtgaGAATCCATTTTGTATAAAGGGGTCCATTTACTGAAAAACCCTGAAAGATGTATGGTAGAAACTCGGGGGaagaaaaacccctccaaaatgttttgttttttaaataaaaaggaaaaaagtcacCCCCTCTACCCCCACCCAGTTAGGATTTATTAGACATGAACTCAATGGTTTAACCACACCTTACTGAATAGCCAGGGGGCTCTAGTCAATGGTTAGGTTTAGGTGTGACCACTTACCCTTGTTGAGGTTAATGTTTAGTAATTAAATTTGATGGGTTGGATGGGTAGGCTCTGATGAATATCTAATTAAATAACACCTCAGGAGTTTGCAGACACTATTGTACAGTTTAAATATAACCCCTGGGGTTGGTAGAGCactattggacagtttaaaggACACAGGAGTTGGTAGAAAcgctattggacagtttaaatatgaCCCAGGAGCTGGTTAAATGCTATGGGCTACTTTTTCTAgccattaaaagttaaaaaaattaagggtctaacccaaaactgaaatgtttcaaacTTTTACCCATACTTTAGAACAAGTATTTGCTCTAAAAgacaatcaaacatttaaaagcattttatttaaacCTCAAGCCTTAAGCATGAAAgaagcatgtttaaaaaaacaaacccctagATATTTATTGATATCTGCAAAGGGTCTCCACGTGGAAATGGGTACAGCTACATTAAGGATTGGTGCTTTTACTGTTAATACTGTAAGAAAGCCctacaaaaatgtattttaactaaaagaaaaaaaatgtagccaAAAGCAACTAAGTTGTGGAGACAGCTTAATTCCTCCACCCCCCAGATCACAAAAGGCAATGCTAGGGAGGGGTGCCTAAAGTCTTTAAGGATCTATTATTTTAGAGTTGCAGTGATCAAATTAACCTGCTAGCTACTATGTTGAAGTTGTTTGAAACAATGGGTTAGGAGGGTATAAAAAAACCTAGGTAGTTTGGAGACTGTCCTTTTCAACAGAAACTTTCTTGAATGGCTGCTGGACTGCAACAGGAGAAGGTATGTTCCCtgtttttaactttgaaaatatatgTTCTATAATGCCACTCTTTGGCCATGCTCTCTTAGTAAAATAATGGTGGCTATCTTTATTGCAGTGTGATCTGTTTAACATGGAACCAGTAATTTTAGGCTGCAGTTCACCACCAGGCCaaggtaaaaaccatttttaactgtagttgtgcttaatactgtttttaaaaaaactgggttATACTAACTAACATTTGTGCTTATTTTTTAACCTTAAGGCCCAaacacacatgggggggggggggaacagaacaAGCATGTGCCTGCAACACGTTACCCCATAGTGAAAGGTAACTTGTTTGCAATTGGCTTTTAAATGTAtgtggggtttgtgtgtgtgtgagagagagcgagagagagatgaGGTCTGTGCAAGACataggtgtgtttttaaaaagtatttggtGGCAAACTGTTGGTTTGTTTCAAACTAATAGGTTTTTTACTGTGCAAAATgtgatgtgtttttaaaatgggttTGAGGCATTTGGGTGTAATCCTAACTAACCAAAAGCCCAAACACACATGTGCCTTCTAAATACATGTGGTGCTACAGGGTtcgtgtgagagagagggagtcTGTGCAAGACATAGGTGTGGTTTTTAAACTATATGTTGGCAAACTGCTGGTATAGAGTGTTTGGTGGGTTGCTCTTTCTGTGCCaaatgtgttttcaaaataaatgttcaattctgagttgggggaggaggtggtggggtTAGGCTGAAAGTGTCTGGGATGGTTACAAAAATGTGGTGTGTTTTTACCTgggggtttttatttttttaaaaaaagctggctGTAGGGGTTAAGTTGTGGGTGATTCAGGGGCTTATGCTAGAGATaagtggttttaaaaaaaccaatttgTTGCATACCgctgcttttaaaaattattgttgCAAATGGTTTTAAAACTGTTGTGGGGAGTTtttgaaggggtgtgtgtgtgtgatggagttTGTGACAGACAgaggtgtgtttttaaaatatatgttggcaaactgctgcattttgcacagaaaaagcaacCCACCAAACACTCTATCACCTGCCAGCCGCTGGCTCTTGTCCTGCCTTTCTCTGCACCATGAACTGGCCCTTTGGTACCCGACATGTTCTCTCCGGAAAGGCCCTTAGACGCCCGAGTAACGTCACCTCTCAGCTTTCCTTGTAGAAGCCAACCACACGGAGCTCaagagcagaggagaaggacTTTCTCTGCAGCCCTCCTGACTTTTGGCTCTTTGCTGCCCCGTCTCTAAGTTTCCAACAGCTTTTCAAAATGTGGCCCCTGAAGCAGGCTGCAGTCTCCAATCTCAGTCTCATGGACGCTGcgtcacctccctgccctgctcgctTCTCTGCTCgtggggcagagctggtgggcAGGGCAGCGCGGCATATGCAGCTGAGCCTTGCAGGATCAGTGACgcggctccttctttttctgcttgtcCAGGGCCGAATCCACTCGCCCCTCAGCAGGAGCCAGGTGATGGGAAACGTGCTTCTGGGCAGGCTCTACACGCTGCTCCAGTTTCACGCCATCCTCGCcgacttcccctcctgctccgtCGCCCCGGGTAGGTGGCAGCAATGGCGGGAGAGGCCCTCTAGAAAtgggcatgggggggctctggcccggcTGAGAAAcgggcacggggcggaggggacatTAGAGCTGAGGCTAGAGTCCCCTGttgcccaggctgggcggggagcccctcccccctccggcgcACTAGCAGCCCATGGGCTGAGCAGACTATAGAGGGTTTGTGGATTGAGGGTTTCTGCTCCAGAGGCCGTGGTGCCTCAGGCTTTAGCTGAATGAGTTACAGCAGGAGGATTTTGCTCAGGAAGGCCAGGCAGGAATAACTGGTGGGAAGGAGGGGTTCAGCCTGTCACGCCTGTGGCATGGAAGGTGGAGTATCGGCGGGTGACGCTAGGGATGTTCAGTGGAGCAGAATCAACTAATCGAATCGTTGATGGAATTTGCCGCGACTGTTCAGTGGGTCGATGGGGCGCCtgcacctttgaaatgcagcatgaGCCTCGCTGACTCTGCAAAGGTGGAAGTGCCGTGGGGGGCGTGGGACCAACAGGGAACTCAAgcagcccccgctggccccgtgctccccacgtGTGAAATGGACCAGGGCTCCACGGGCCCTTCTCCATTTCAGACCAAAGCGTGTGggaagcacggggccagtgggggactggagGCCCCAGGGCATCATGGGAAGTGCAGTGCCCGCTGGCTCGGGCCTTCCCATGTGCAGGGCAAGGGTCATGCGAGGCTGGAAGAGGAAGCTGCCCTGACGCTGTGCTGGTATCAGGAGTCTActgctgcaggggctgctgccctcgCTGTGAAGGAGCCCCTCCCTCGGGGAGACATTGCCTTGCCCACCGGCACAAAGCTTGCTCGTGCCTATACATCTCAAGCAGAACTCAACCATACTGCATGTTCAGTGTTTCTCTGCTTTTAATTACCGTCAGCATGTGCAGTGCATGGTACAAAACACGCTCCTTTCTGGAgagaaagaaattgcagaaaagtggagggtttttttgcaaaaacaattTACTTGGATTCAGTTATTTGGCTGGAAAGGGACAAGCGACACAGAGAGcagggggacagggtgccagctGTCTCCCACACCTCTCCTCCGTACCCGCCCACTGTCTCGGtagcagcaaagtggggggaatgggagccagtgcCATGG
Proteins encoded in this region:
- the LOC142831124 gene encoding uncharacterized protein LOC142831124: MDSFTTPTRSLDFVLVPRSKRYISDSSEEEGEVEGGPLAQPLMDTPVSDAETQPLMRQPDELDGLEEEGAHGSQESDKVHGKEVKELDSAFLADPQTQDSIASDKEDEPGPP